From Pan paniscus chromosome 6, NHGRI_mPanPan1-v2.0_pri, whole genome shotgun sequence, one genomic window encodes:
- the IGFBP1 gene encoding insulin-like growth factor-binding protein 1 — protein sequence MGHRPPPPAQRASAPVCCSRLEMSEVPVARVWLVLLLLTVQVGVTAGAPWQCAPCSAEKLALCPPVSASCSEVTRSAGCGCCPMCALPLGAACGVATARCARGLSCRALPGEQQPLHALTRGQGACVQESDASAPRAAEAGSPESPESTEITEEELLDNFHLMAPSEEDHSILWDAISTYDGSKALHVTNIKKWKEPCRIELYRVVESLGKAQETSGEEISKFYLPNCNKNGFYHSRQCETSMDGEAGLCWCVYPWNGKRIPGSPEIRGDPNCQMYFNVQN from the exons ATGGGCCACCGCCCGCCGCCACCAGCCCAGAGAGCATCGGCCCCTGTCTGCTGCTCGCGCCTGGAGATGTCAGAGGTCCCCGTTGCTCGCGTCTGGCTGGTACTGCTCCTGCTGACTGTCCAGGTCGGCGTGACAGCCGGCGCTCCGTGGCAGTGCGCGCCCTGCTCCGCCGAGAAGCTCGCGCTCTGCCCGCCGGTGTCCGCCTCGTGCTCGGAGGTCACCCGGTCCGCCGGCTGCGGCTGTTGCCCGATGTGCGCCCTGCCTCTGGGCGCCGCGTGCGGCGTGGCGACTGCACGCTGCGCCCGGGGACTCAGTTGCCGCGCGCTGCCGGGGGAGCAGCAACCTCTGCACGCCCTCACCCGCGGCCAAGGCGCCTGCGTGCAGGAGTCTGACGCCTCCGCTCCCCGTGCTGCAG AGGCAGGGAGCCCTGAAAGCCCAGAGAGCACGGAGATAACTGAGGAGGAGCTCCTGGATAATTTCCATCTGATGGCCCCTTCTGAAGAGGATCATTCCATCCTTTGGGACGCCATCAGTACCTATGATGGCTCGAAGGCTCTCCATGTCACCAACATCAAAAAATGGAAG GAGCCCTGCCGAATAGAACTCTACAGAGTCGTAGAGAGTTTAGGCAAGGCACAGGAGACATCAGGAGaagaaatttccaaattttaCCTGCCAAACTGCAACAAGAATGGATTTTATCACAGCAGACAG TGTGAGACATCCATGGATGGAGAGGCGGGACTCTGCTGGTGCGTCTACCCTTGGAATGGGAAGAGGATCCCAGGGTCTCCAGAGATCAGGGGAGACCCCAACTGCCAGATGTATTTTAATGTACAAAACTGA